From the genome of Phytohabitans rumicis, one region includes:
- a CDS encoding LacI family DNA-binding transcriptional regulator translates to MARPTMKEVAGLAGVGMKTVSRVVNGEGRVSRETRARVEAAIAATGYRRNEVARSMRGMRSGQSTVDIGLLLGDLTNPFFAGVASAVIAEARGRGYAAVLASADEDPLAERAAIDGLLGRQVAGLLIVPGGRDYGYLRPEIEIGTPVVFVDRPGGGLSADEVVLDNAEGARMAVRHLAAQGHRRIGAIVAPSRWATSERLRGFRQAMRAEVGTIDATLIRRLSTGSVAEAERSARELLAVPDPPTAIFTTTGFMTQGLLRALGPRRDVAVVGFDDFPLADMLPVPLSVVAGDPVVLGTAAAQTLFARIDGWGDPPTRRVIPPTLVPRGSGEIPPPTGARTTRRPGRP, encoded by the coding sequence GTGGCACGGCCGACGATGAAGGAGGTCGCCGGACTCGCCGGAGTCGGCATGAAGACCGTGTCGCGGGTGGTCAACGGCGAGGGCCGGGTCAGCCGGGAGACCCGGGCCCGGGTCGAGGCGGCCATCGCGGCCACCGGATACCGCCGCAACGAGGTGGCCCGCAGCATGCGCGGCATGCGATCGGGCCAGAGCACCGTCGACATCGGACTGCTGCTCGGCGACCTCACCAACCCGTTCTTCGCGGGCGTCGCGTCCGCCGTCATCGCCGAGGCGCGCGGCCGGGGCTACGCCGCCGTCCTCGCCAGCGCCGACGAAGACCCGCTGGCCGAGCGCGCCGCCATCGACGGACTGCTCGGCCGCCAGGTCGCCGGACTGCTCATCGTCCCGGGCGGGCGCGACTACGGCTACCTGCGCCCCGAGATCGAGATCGGCACCCCGGTGGTGTTCGTCGACCGGCCTGGCGGCGGCCTGTCAGCGGACGAGGTGGTGCTCGACAACGCCGAAGGCGCACGGATGGCGGTGCGACACCTGGCCGCACAGGGACACCGCCGGATCGGCGCCATCGTCGCACCCAGCCGCTGGGCCACCTCCGAGCGGCTGCGCGGCTTCCGCCAAGCCATGCGGGCGGAGGTGGGCACGATCGACGCGACACTGATCCGCCGGCTGTCAACCGGCTCCGTCGCCGAGGCCGAACGGTCCGCACGCGAGCTGCTCGCCGTGCCGGACCCGCCGACCGCCATCTTCACCACCACCGGCTTCATGACCCAGGGCCTGCTCCGCGCGCTCGGGCCGCGCCGTGACGTGGCGGTGGTCGGGTTCGACGACTTCCCGCTGGCCGACATGCTGCCCGTACCGCTGTCGGTGGTAGCCGGCGACCCCGTCGTCCTCGGCACGGCGGCGGCGCAGACCCTCTTCGCGCGGATCGACGGCTGGGGCGACCCGCCAACCCGGCGCGTCATCCCGCCGACGCTGGTGCCCCGGGGCAGCGGCGAAATCCCACCTCCGACCGGCGCCCGCACCACCCGCCGCCCCGGTCGCCCCTGA
- a CDS encoding type VI secretion system tube protein Hcp yields MGITGRKGHRGVWASVAVTMMAGGLGLAASAAPPAHAAAPVAVALAAPTTAAVRGGIVLEGVAGQGGAIAGGIDVVDFSDAVKAPVGAGGGAGRPQLADLQVSGVVDGGYPALFRNVTTARRMRTAVLTLCADPKRCAATAYLAVDLADAVLTSVAVAADGQVRFSLAFRQITWKFLRNGAVVNQSQFTV; encoded by the coding sequence ATGGGCATCACGGGACGGAAGGGCCACCGCGGCGTGTGGGCGTCGGTCGCGGTGACGATGATGGCTGGCGGGCTCGGGCTGGCCGCCTCGGCCGCGCCACCGGCACACGCCGCCGCGCCGGTCGCGGTGGCACTGGCGGCGCCTACCACCGCGGCGGTGCGCGGCGGGATCGTCCTTGAGGGCGTCGCCGGGCAGGGCGGCGCGATCGCGGGCGGGATCGACGTCGTCGACTTCTCCGACGCGGTCAAGGCACCGGTCGGCGCCGGTGGCGGCGCCGGCCGGCCGCAGCTCGCCGACCTGCAGGTCAGCGGGGTGGTGGACGGGGGATACCCGGCGCTGTTCCGGAACGTCACCACCGCCCGGCGCATGCGTACGGCGGTGCTGACCCTGTGCGCCGACCCGAAGAGGTGTGCGGCCACGGCGTACCTCGCGGTCGATCTCGCCGACGCGGTCCTGACGAGTGTCGCGGTCGCCGCCGACGGTCAGGTCCGGTTCTCGCTCGCGTTCCGGCAGATCACCTGGAAGTTCCTGCGCAACGGCGCGGTGGTCAACCAGAGCCAGTTCACGGTGTAG
- a CDS encoding M6 family metalloprotease domain-containing protein, producing MSAIFGERLLFPQEAGPSVQLVVWGDEFYARRETTSGYTVVYDRGLGLYCYAQLVLGRFTSTRVPIAKPPPPRVPPHLSEWELVRRDRAAVRSRALLQPAVVADSDVQLTFGSAGGLLPGRRVSRGRIRGLTVLVAFPDQGSSVTTAQVDAMLNQPGYALDGNRGSVRDFWLSMSNGKLDYSNDVVGPVTLSRPMSSYFVPEDTPAPASALVNEALDLVLAAGVNLRDYDSRGEGVVDALSFMYAGLTLYQMPFWPHNSVHQRTLPGGIRTHFYTITSMGRSRVDLSIGTFCHEAGHQLCRFPDLYDYGKRDGDLEKSAGLGRYCVMSSGNHLGEGRGPAALCAYLRDLAGWPDEVVTLNGPGTFEAVHGDYARVLRYDTGLPNEYFLVENRSQLGADAQLPDGGLAVYHCDTLGSNELQEGTASRHFQCALLQADGHLDLENGINVGDAGDLYPARSGVALADSTNPSSRRWDRTGTGLVISEIGAPGPVIRFRVGGQPTPPAPASTGVTSAATTAVLLIPDDVAAGVDSHLQLTGTGTIAAIRVHADIIHTYIGDLTIELRAPGEGGVVLRDQVGGGTDDLHETWTSATTPALAALVGKPFAGRWTLHVADRARRDVGRLDRWRLEVDPTAPTAVIEVAASIPAGGIAIPDADPAGIASTLTVAQTAVVAGVQVTVDIGHPFVGDLVVDLTGPSGAVAVLHNQTGAGSDDLRRSYDATNVPALAPFAGLGAAGTWTLRVRDVAAQDIGHLRGWTLRLTT from the coding sequence ATGAGCGCGATCTTTGGAGAGCGGCTGCTCTTCCCCCAGGAGGCCGGTCCGAGCGTGCAGCTCGTCGTCTGGGGCGACGAGTTCTACGCACGCCGCGAGACGACGTCCGGCTACACCGTCGTGTACGACCGCGGCCTCGGTCTGTACTGCTACGCCCAGCTCGTCCTGGGTCGCTTCACATCGACGCGGGTGCCGATCGCCAAGCCGCCACCACCCCGGGTGCCGCCCCACCTGAGCGAGTGGGAGCTGGTACGCCGGGACCGGGCCGCCGTACGCAGCCGCGCGCTGCTGCAACCGGCCGTGGTGGCCGACTCCGACGTGCAGCTCACGTTCGGCTCCGCGGGTGGCCTGCTGCCCGGCCGCCGCGTCAGCCGCGGCAGGATCCGCGGGCTCACCGTCCTCGTGGCGTTCCCGGATCAGGGCTCGTCGGTCACGACCGCGCAGGTGGACGCGATGCTCAACCAGCCCGGGTACGCCTTGGACGGCAACCGCGGCTCGGTCCGCGACTTCTGGCTGAGCATGTCCAACGGGAAGCTCGACTACAGCAACGACGTGGTGGGGCCGGTGACGCTGTCCCGCCCGATGTCGTCGTACTTCGTACCCGAGGACACCCCCGCACCGGCGTCGGCCCTGGTCAACGAGGCGCTGGACCTGGTGCTGGCCGCGGGCGTCAACCTGCGCGACTACGACTCGCGCGGCGAGGGCGTCGTGGACGCGCTCAGCTTCATGTACGCCGGCCTGACCCTCTACCAGATGCCGTTCTGGCCGCACAACAGCGTGCATCAGCGCACGCTCCCCGGCGGCATCCGCACCCACTTCTACACGATCACCAGCATGGGCCGCAGCCGCGTCGACCTCTCGATCGGGACGTTCTGCCACGAGGCCGGCCACCAGCTGTGCCGATTCCCGGACCTGTACGACTACGGCAAACGCGACGGCGACCTGGAAAAGAGCGCCGGTCTGGGCCGCTACTGCGTGATGTCGTCGGGCAACCACCTCGGTGAGGGCCGGGGCCCCGCCGCCCTGTGCGCCTACCTGCGCGACCTGGCCGGCTGGCCGGACGAGGTCGTGACGCTGAACGGGCCCGGCACGTTCGAGGCCGTCCACGGCGACTACGCGCGGGTGCTGAGGTACGACACCGGCCTGCCCAACGAGTACTTCCTGGTCGAGAACCGCAGCCAGCTCGGCGCGGACGCCCAGCTGCCCGACGGCGGGCTGGCCGTGTACCACTGCGACACGCTGGGCTCGAACGAGCTGCAGGAGGGCACGGCCAGCAGACACTTCCAGTGCGCCCTGTTGCAGGCGGACGGCCACCTGGACCTGGAGAACGGGATCAACGTCGGCGACGCCGGCGACCTGTATCCCGCCCGGTCCGGCGTCGCGTTGGCCGACTCCACGAACCCGTCGTCACGGCGGTGGGACCGCACCGGCACCGGGCTGGTGATCAGCGAAATCGGCGCGCCCGGTCCGGTCATCCGGTTCCGGGTCGGCGGGCAGCCCACACCGCCGGCACCGGCCTCGACCGGCGTGACGAGCGCGGCGACCACCGCGGTGCTGCTGATCCCCGACGACGTGGCCGCGGGCGTCGACAGCCATCTCCAGCTCACCGGCACCGGCACCATCGCCGCGATACGTGTCCACGCCGACATCATCCACACGTACATCGGCGACCTGACCATCGAGCTGCGCGCTCCCGGCGAGGGTGGCGTCGTGCTGCGCGACCAGGTGGGCGGCGGCACGGACGACCTGCACGAGACGTGGACGTCCGCGACGACGCCGGCGCTGGCCGCGCTGGTCGGCAAGCCGTTCGCCGGCCGGTGGACCCTGCACGTCGCCGACCGCGCCCGGCGGGACGTGGGTCGCCTCGACCGCTGGCGCCTGGAGGTCGACCCCACCGCGCCGACGGCCGTGATCGAGGTGGCCGCCAGCATCCCGGCGGGCGGCATCGCGATTCCCGACGCCGACCCCGCCGGGATCGCCAGCACGCTCACCGTCGCGCAGACCGCCGTCGTGGCCGGCGTGCAGGTCACTGTCGACATCGGACACCCGTTCGTCGGTGACCTGGTCGTCGACCTCACCGGGCCGTCCGGCGCCGTCGCCGTCCTGCACAACCAGACCGGTGCCGGCAGCGACGACCTGCGCCGGTCGTACGACGCGACCAATGTGCCGGCGCTCGCCCCGTTCGCCGGCCTGGGCGCGGCGGGCACCTGGACGCTGCGCGTCCGCGACGTCGCCGCGCAGGACATCGGTCACCTGCGCGGCTGGACGCTGCGACTCACCACATAG